A single region of the Acinetobacter sp. WCHA45 genome encodes:
- the brnQ gene encoding branched-chain amino acid transport system II carrier protein, producing the protein MNHLRTGDIIALGFMTFALFIGAGNIIFPPIVAQQAGEHVWLAAFGFLITAVGLPVITIMALSRMQGSIEIISSPLGRFFSLLLTIVCYLSVGPLFATPRTATVSYEIGFAPYFGTSNSSLLIYSVIYFTLVTVISLYPNKLLDTVGHVLAPLKIAALAVLGIAAILIPTGYISPPIHKYVTSPVSEGFVNGYLTMDTLGALVFGIVIIQAIQSRGVTDSKLITKYAIIASLIAGVGLTLVYISLFKLGLGSHEVAANAANGAVILHAYVQHAFGDLGSLFLAGLIFLACMVTAIGLTCACAEYFTELTGLPYKLLVFILIGFSLLISNLGLTKLIAFSVPVLSAIYPPAIVVIMMSFFWKYWNKPSTVVSSVTAVAFLFGIIEALKAAGFSEQLPQFINNLPLNEQNLAWLLPSLVVLVIAIAVDRFSSSTASQN; encoded by the coding sequence ATGAACCATCTTCGTACAGGAGATATTATTGCTCTCGGTTTCATGACCTTTGCACTCTTCATTGGTGCTGGCAATATTATTTTCCCCCCTATCGTTGCGCAACAAGCAGGTGAGCATGTTTGGCTCGCTGCTTTTGGATTCTTAATTACCGCAGTCGGTCTACCTGTAATTACCATTATGGCTTTGTCTCGTATGCAAGGCTCTATTGAAATTATCAGCTCGCCACTTGGACGCTTTTTTAGCTTACTCCTCACGATTGTCTGTTATTTGTCTGTTGGACCATTATTTGCCACACCACGTACTGCAACTGTTTCTTATGAAATAGGATTTGCTCCATATTTTGGTACATCAAATAGCAGTCTACTGATTTATAGTGTTATTTATTTTACACTTGTCACTGTGATCTCGCTTTACCCGAATAAATTATTAGATACAGTAGGTCACGTCTTAGCTCCTTTAAAAATTGCTGCTCTAGCGGTTCTTGGTATTGCAGCAATCCTTATCCCTACTGGCTATATTTCTCCACCAATCCATAAGTATGTGACTAGTCCTGTTTCTGAAGGCTTCGTAAACGGCTATTTAACGATGGATACTTTGGGTGCCTTAGTCTTCGGTATTGTGATTATTCAAGCGATTCAGTCTCGTGGGGTGACAGATTCAAAGCTGATCACCAAATATGCGATTATCGCGAGTTTAATTGCTGGTGTAGGTTTAACACTAGTATATATCAGCCTATTTAAACTTGGATTAGGTAGCCATGAAGTTGCGGCGAATGCAGCGAATGGTGCAGTAATTCTGCATGCTTATGTACAACACGCCTTTGGTGATCTAGGTTCGTTGTTTTTAGCTGGTTTGATTTTTCTTGCCTGTATGGTAACTGCAATTGGCCTTACCTGTGCATGTGCAGAATATTTCACTGAATTAACAGGCTTACCGTATAAATTATTAGTTTTTATCTTAATTGGATTTTCATTATTAATTTCTAATTTAGGCTTAACAAAACTAATTGCGTTCTCTGTTCCAGTGTTGAGTGCAATTTATCCACCAGCGATTGTTGTGATTATGATGAGTTTCTTCTGGAAATATTGGAATAAACCTTCAACTGTCGTGAGCTCTGTTACTGCTGTTGCTTTTCTTTTTGGCATTATTGAAGCACTCAAAGCGGCTGGATTCTCTGAACAACTCCCTCAATTCATTAATAATTTACCGTTGAATGAACAGAACCTTGCTTGGTTATTGCCTTCATTGGTCGTACTCGTTATCGCAATTGCTGTAGATCGATTCTCTAGCAGTACTGCTTCTCAAAATTGA
- the map gene encoding type I methionyl aminopeptidase: protein MRASTVTIKSEQDIEKLRISGRLAAQVLEMIGDYIKPGVSTEYLDDICNDYIVNTLQVIPANVGYHGFTKTTCISVNEEVCHAIPSAKKILQDGDILNIDVAVIKDGYFGDTSRMYFVGEPSPEAKKLVETTYEAMLAGIHTVKPGATLGDIGYAIQSVAQREGYSIVREYCGHGIGRIYHEQPNILHYGQKGQGMTLKKGMVFTIEPMVNAGKRHVKELNDGWTVVTQDKSLSAQWEHMIVVTDDGFELLTPWPNGTGHYPAV, encoded by the coding sequence ATGAGAGCTTCTACTGTGACGATTAAATCTGAGCAAGATATTGAGAAATTACGTATCTCAGGACGTTTAGCGGCACAAGTATTAGAAATGATTGGTGATTATATTAAGCCCGGCGTTTCAACTGAATATTTAGACGATATTTGCAACGACTATATCGTAAATACTTTGCAGGTGATTCCAGCCAATGTGGGATATCACGGTTTTACCAAGACGACATGTATTTCAGTCAATGAAGAAGTGTGCCATGCAATTCCTTCCGCAAAGAAAATTTTGCAAGATGGCGATATATTAAATATCGATGTTGCTGTAATCAAAGATGGTTATTTTGGGGATACCAGCCGCATGTATTTTGTGGGCGAGCCGAGCCCAGAAGCCAAGAAACTGGTGGAAACAACTTATGAAGCCATGCTTGCAGGGATTCATACGGTAAAACCAGGTGCGACACTTGGTGATATTGGTTATGCAATTCAATCTGTTGCGCAACGTGAAGGTTATAGTATTGTCCGAGAATATTGTGGTCATGGTATTGGTCGTATCTATCATGAACAGCCGAATATTTTGCATTATGGTCAAAAAGGACAGGGCATGACCTTGAAAAAGGGTATGGTATTTACGATTGAACCGATGGTGAATGCTGGTAAACGGCATGTGAAAGAACTGAATGACGGATGGACTGTGGTGACACAAGATAAGTCCTTATCAGCGCAATGGGAACATATGATTGTTGTTACTGATGATGGTTTTGAGTTGTTAACACCTTGGCCAAATGGAACAGGACACTATCCAGCGGTATAA
- a CDS encoding LysR family transcriptional regulator, whose translation MLTDLDDFYCFALVVEHGGFSAAERATDIPKSKLSRRVYNLEEQLGVRLIQRSSRHFAVTDIGMDVYRHAQVMMNAAQAAHDVVNHLSSEPRGVIKVSVPVDIAQNQMAKILPSFLKRYPEVRVQMMVSNRRIDVINEGVDLALRVRSKLDDDPNLVLRQFTAIEQRLFASQAYLNEFGHLTTPEQLSEHRIISMSEEHLDQHFLLFGPENQQKKIKVNPVIMGSNLLMLAELASQNCGIALLPDSIAQDFTKSGQLVKVLPEWTAPHGIFHAVYPSRRGLLPAVRVFIDYLVEQLTESPNKKRA comes from the coding sequence ATGCTAACGGATTTAGATGATTTTTATTGCTTTGCCCTTGTTGTCGAACATGGTGGTTTTAGTGCGGCTGAAAGAGCAACTGATATTCCTAAATCCAAATTAAGTCGCAGAGTTTATAATCTCGAAGAACAGCTGGGTGTACGCTTAATTCAACGTAGTTCACGACACTTTGCCGTTACCGATATTGGTATGGATGTTTATCGTCATGCTCAAGTGATGATGAATGCAGCCCAAGCTGCACATGATGTTGTCAATCACTTAAGTAGCGAACCACGCGGTGTAATTAAAGTCAGTGTTCCAGTTGATATTGCACAAAATCAAATGGCGAAAATATTACCGAGCTTTTTAAAGAGGTACCCTGAAGTTCGGGTTCAAATGATGGTAAGCAATCGCAGAATTGATGTAATTAACGAAGGCGTTGATCTCGCCTTACGTGTTCGCTCTAAGCTAGACGATGACCCTAATTTAGTTTTGCGTCAGTTTACAGCAATTGAGCAACGTCTATTTGCTAGTCAAGCTTATTTAAATGAATTCGGTCATTTAACAACGCCAGAACAATTATCTGAGCATCGTATTATCAGTATGTCCGAAGAACATCTAGATCAACACTTTTTATTATTTGGACCTGAAAATCAACAAAAGAAAATTAAAGTAAATCCTGTCATTATGGGTTCGAATTTGTTGATGCTCGCGGAATTGGCAAGTCAAAATTGTGGAATTGCTTTATTACCAGATAGTATTGCACAAGATTTCACAAAATCAGGGCAATTGGTCAAAGTTTTACCTGAATGGACTGCCCCACATGGTATTTTCCATGCCGTTTATCCATCACGTAGAGGTCTATTACCCGCTGTACGAGTCTTTATCGATTATTTAGTAGAACAATTAACAGAATCACCGAATAAAAAAAGAGCTTGA
- a CDS encoding HD domain-containing protein — protein MATLEQAISLAAKQHEGQVDKANAPYILHPLRVMLNVPTIEHKIVAVLHDILEDTETTIEDLYQFGFQEHIIDAIVALTKKQGETRLEAAQRARQNPIARVVKLADINDNMDLSRIQSPTVKDFECLKEYQQVRDLLLQNV, from the coding sequence ATGGCAACACTTGAACAAGCGATTTCACTAGCTGCAAAACAACATGAAGGGCAAGTAGATAAAGCAAATGCCCCTTATATATTGCATCCATTAAGAGTCATGTTAAATGTTCCTACAATTGAACATAAAATTGTGGCCGTTTTACATGATATTTTAGAAGATACAGAAACAACGATTGAAGATTTATACCAATTCGGTTTTCAAGAGCATATCATTGACGCAATCGTCGCACTCACTAAAAAACAAGGAGAAACTCGTCTAGAAGCAGCTCAACGAGCGCGACAAAATCCAATCGCACGTGTTGTTAAATTAGCAGATATCAATGACAATATGGACTTATCTCGCATTCAATCACCAACAGTCAAAGATTTTGAGTGTTTGAAAGAATACCAACAGGTTCGAGATTTATTACTCCAAAATGTTTAA
- the grxD gene encoding Grx4 family monothiol glutaredoxin, whose amino-acid sequence MTEQARDTVALIRDQIAKHPVLLYMKGTPQFPQCGFSARAVEALSQIGRPFAYVNILENQDIRTTLPQIANWPTFPQLWVNGELIGGSDIMLEMFQNGELKPLVEQYSPAPEA is encoded by the coding sequence ATGACGGAACAAGCGCGTGATACAGTAGCGTTAATTCGTGATCAAATTGCGAAACACCCTGTTTTACTTTACATGAAAGGCACTCCACAATTTCCGCAATGTGGTTTTTCTGCGCGTGCAGTTGAAGCACTTAGCCAAATTGGTCGCCCATTTGCCTATGTAAATATCTTGGAAAATCAAGATATTCGTACAACATTACCTCAAATTGCTAACTGGCCTACTTTCCCACAATTATGGGTAAACGGCGAGCTCATTGGTGGTAGCGATATCATGCTTGAAATGTTCCAAAATGGTGAGTTAAAGCCATTAGTTGAACAGTATAGCCCTGCTCCTGAAGCATAA